Proteins encoded in a region of the Diospyros lotus cultivar Yz01 chromosome 9, ASM1463336v1, whole genome shotgun sequence genome:
- the LOC127810070 gene encoding protein MEI2-like 4 isoform X4 → MPSKKMHPTGLSSSSFFSNEVGVPNERQIGFWRSETMHDQFGIKMDAVLGTAGRNSAASSPFSEKPISFESQMVKDQKVSFRNNVVGAQRAASHGSFQKPVGHDLGMRSNLSTEPESCFMTRDQHVMGTQYENGLFSSSLSELFSRKLRLTSNQALYGHSVGASAAQYEEEEPCESLEEIEAQTIGNLLPDDDDLLSGVTDGLDYVGQPNAGEDIEELDLFSNVGGMDLGEDSFPRGQRDSEFSGANPQLGESVGSFAAEHPSRTLFVRNINSNVEDSELQALFEQYGNIRTLYTACKHRGFVMISYYDIRAARSAMRELQNKPLRRRKLDIHFSIPKDNPSEKDINQGTLVIFNLDSSVSNEELHQIFGIYGEIKEISENPRRNHHKFIEFYDIRAAENARCALNRSDIAGKRIKLEPSCPGGARQWLLPLFPPETEQDESGAYLQQSISPSNSMTGFSGPLLHGGIASSGMDNGIVPGVHSTTRALVSSALENMSRHGISSSVPNGFSSLVRVESLGNQCSLPDSGQSQGQLKVDFQGIPTYPHSLPEYHDGLTNGVNSNSSGMTANIKARPSERIENWQFCRLSPNGRHPFELNDAVFGSPGNGSCPPAGHHYMWNSSPRPQPQGLMWPNSPTFVNGVHPPPRLHALPRAPSHMLNNLLPINNHHVGSAPSVNPSLWDRRHTYAGESPDASGFHPGSLGNVRISGNSPHHLEFISPNIFPHVSGNCMELSIPSNSVGLHSPHQRCLMFPGRGQMIPMMSSFDSPNERARSRRNEGGSNQVDNKKQFELDIERIMRGEDNRTTLMIKNIPNKYTSKMLLAAIDERHRGTYDFIYLPIDFKNKCNVGYAFINMTDPSLIIPFYQAFNGKKWEKFNSEKVASLAYARIQGKAALIAHFQNSSLMNEDKRCRPILFNTDGPNAGDQVPFPMGVNVRSRPSKTRAIASEDNHQESSANGEESDPSDLSLRPTKDSD, encoded by the exons ATGCCATCCAAAAAAATGCACCCAACTGGCTTGTCATCATCATCTTTCTTCTCCAACGAAGTAGGTGTTCCTAATGAG AGACAGATTGGGTTTTGGAGGTCAGAAACAATGCACGATCAATTTG GTATAAAGATGGATGCAGTATTGGGAACTGCAGGTAGAAATTCAGCTGCTTCGTCACCTTTTTCCGAGAAACCAATTTCATTTGAATCTCAAATGGTGAAGGACCAGAAAGTTAGCTTCAGAAACAATGTGGTGGGGGCCCAGAGAGCAGCCAGTCACGGCAGCTTTCAAAAGCCTGTTGGCCATGATCTGGGAATGAGATCTAATTTAAGTACAGAGCCAGAATCTTGTTTCATGACACGTGACCAACATGTTATGGGCACTCAGTATGAGAATGGTCTCTTCTCAAGCTCACTTTCAGAATTATTTAGCAGAAAGT TGAGATTAACATCAAATCAGGCTCTGTATGGGCATTCTGTTGGTGCTTCTGCTGCCCAGTATGAGGAAGAAGAACCTTGCGAATCACTTGAGGAAATTGAGGCACAAACTATTGGGAATCTCCTCCCTGATGATGATGACTTGCTTTCTGGGGTGACTGACGGGCTTGACTATGTGGGCCAACCCAATGCTGGAGAAGATATTGAAGAGTTGGACCTTTTCAGCAATGTTGGAGGGATGGACTTAGGAGAAGACAGCTTCCCTCGTGGACAGAGAGATTCTGAATTTTCTGGAGCAAATCCTCAGCTGGGGGAATCAGTTGGTTCATTTGCTGCAGAACATCCTTCTCGAACACTTTTTGTTCGAAATATAAATAGCAATGTTGAAGATTCTGAGTTACAGGCTCTCTTTGAG CAATATGGCAATATCCGTACACTTTATACAGCATGCAAGCATAGGGGCTTTGTAATGATATCATATTATGACATTAGAGCAGCCAGAAGTGCTATGAGAGAGCTTCAGAACAAACCATTGAGACGTAGGAAGCTTGACATACATTTCTCAATTCCGAAG GACAACCCTTCAGAGAAAGATATTAACCAAGGGACTCTTGTGATTTTTAACCTTGATTCTTCGGTTTCAAATGAGGAACTCCATCAAATTTTTGGCATCTATGGTGAAATTAAGGAG ATCAGCGAGAATCCACGCAGAAATCATCAcaaatttatagaattttatgATATTAGGGCTGCGGAGAATGCTCGTTGTGCATTGAACAGGAGTGATATTGCTGGGAAGCGGATTAAGCTCGAACCAAGCTGTCCTGGGGGTGCTAGACAGTG GTTGTTACCACTCTTTCCTCCAGAAACTGAACAAGATGAGTCTGGTGCATATCTTCAGCAAAGTATCTCACCCAGTAACTCAATGACAGGATTTTCTG GGCCACTTTTACATGGAGGAATCGCATCTTCTGGAATGGATAATGGAATTGTCCCAGGAGTACATTCTACGACTCGAGCCCTTGTTAGTTCAGCCCTGGAAAATATGTCCAGACATGGAATTTCATCTAGTGTTCCTAATGGGTTCTCTTCCCTGGTGAGAGTTGAATCACTTGGCAACCAATGCAGTCTCCCTGACTCTGGCCAATCACAGGGCCAGCTAAAAGTTGATTTCCAGGGAATTCCTACTTATCCTCATTCACTTCCAGAATATCATGATGGTTTAACTAACGGTGTTAACTCCAATTCTTCGGGCATGACTGCAAATATTAAAGCAAGGCCATCTGAAAGAATTGAGAACTGGCAGTTCTGTAGACTAAGCCCAAATGGCAGGCATCCATTTGAACTGAATGATGCTG TTTTTGGTTCTCCTGGAAATGGGAGCTGTCCACCTGCTGGACATCATTATATGTGGAATAGTTCACCTCGTCCTCAGCCTCAAGGCTTGATGTGGCCAAATTCTCCAACATTTGTAAATGGCGTTCATCCCCCTCCCAGGTTGCATGCACTTCCCAGAGCACCATCTCATATGCTGAACAATCTTTTACCCATAAATAATCACCACGTAGGATCAGCACCATCTGTTAATCCTTCTCTCTGGGACAGACGACATACCTATGCTGGGGAATCCCCTGATGCTTCTGGCTTTCATCCGGGTTCTCTTGGGAATGTGAGAATTTCTGGTAACTCACCCCATCATTTGGAATTTATTTCCCCAAACATCTTTCCACATGTCAGTGGAAACTGCATGGAACTGTCTATTCCCTCCAACAGTGTTGGATTGCACTCCCCCCATCAGAGGTGCCTGATGTTTCCTGGCCGAGGCCAAATGATTCCCATGATGAGCTCATTTGATTCTCCAAATGAACGGGCTAGAAGCCGTAGAAATGAAGGTGGTTCTAACCAGGTTGACAACAAGAAGCAATTTGAACTTGACATTGAGCGCATAATGCGAGGGGAAGACAACCGGACTACGCTTATGATAAAGAACATTCCTAACAA ATATACTTCAAAGATGCTGTTAGCTGCAATTGACGAACGCCATCGGGGAACTTATGACTTCATTTATCTACCCATTGATTTTAAG AATAAATGCAATGTTGGTTATGCATTCATCAATATGACTGATCCTTCCTTGATTATCCCATTCTACCAG GCATTTAATGGAAAGAAATGGGAGAAGTTTAACAGCGAAAAGGTTGCATCACTTGCTTATGCTCGCATACAGGGAAAAGCTGCACTAATTGCCCATTTCCAGAACTCTAGCTTGATGAATGAGGATAAACGATGCCGTCCTATCCTCTTCAACACCGATGGACCCAATGCAGGTGATCAG GTGCCCTTTCCTATGGGTGTCAATGTCCGATCTAGACCCAGCAAAACTCGAGCTATCGCCAGTGAGGATAACCATCAAGAAAGCTCAGCAAATGGGGAGGAATCTGACCCCAGCGATTTGTCTTTAAGGCCTACTAAAGATTCAGACT AA
- the LOC127810070 gene encoding protein MEI2-like 4 isoform X3, translating into MPSKKMHPTGLSSSSFFSNERQIGFWRSETMHDQFGIKMDAVLGTAGRNSAASSPFSEKPISFESQMVKDQKVSFRNNVVGAQRAASHGSFQKPVGHDLGMRSNLSTEPESCFMTRDQHVMGTQYENGLFSSSLSELFSRKLRLTSNQALYGHSVGASAAQYEEEEPCESLEEIEAQTIGNLLPDDDDLLSGVTDGLDYVGQPNAGEDIEELDLFSNVGGMDLGEDSFPRGQRDSEFSGANPQLGESVGSFAAEHPSRTLFVRNINSNVEDSELQALFEQYGNIRTLYTACKHRGFVMISYYDIRAARSAMRELQNKPLRRRKLDIHFSIPKDNPSEKDINQGTLVIFNLDSSVSNEELHQIFGIYGEIKEISENPRRNHHKFIEFYDIRAAENARCALNRSDIAGKRIKLEPSCPGGARQWLLPLFPPETEQDESGAYLQQSISPSNSMTGFSGPLLHGGIASSGMDNGIVPGVHSTTRALVSSALENMSRHGISSSVPNGFSSLVRVESLGNQCSLPDSGQSQGQLKVDFQGIPTYPHSLPEYHDGLTNGVNSNSSGMTANIKARPSERIENWQFCRLSPNGRHPFELNDAVFGSPGNGSCPPAGHHYMWNSSPRPQPQGLMWPNSPTFVNGVHPPPRLHALPRAPSHMLNNLLPINNHHVGSAPSVNPSLWDRRHTYAGESPDASGFHPGSLGNVRISGNSPHHLEFISPNIFPHVSGNCMELSIPSNSVGLHSPHQRCLMFPGRGQMIPMMSSFDSPNERARSRRNEGGSNQVDNKKQFELDIERIMRGEDNRTTLMIKNIPNKYTSKMLLAAIDERHRGTYDFIYLPIDFKNKCNVGYAFINMTDPSLIIPFYQAFNGKKWEKFNSEKVASLAYARIQGKAALIAHFQNSSLMNEDKRCRPILFNTDGPNAGDQVPFPMGVNVRSRPSKTRAIASEDNHQESSANGEESDPSDLSLRPTKDSDCEQAVFLFDGTNLI; encoded by the exons ATGCCATCCAAAAAAATGCACCCAACTGGCTTGTCATCATCATCTTTCTTCTCCAACGAA AGACAGATTGGGTTTTGGAGGTCAGAAACAATGCACGATCAATTTG GTATAAAGATGGATGCAGTATTGGGAACTGCAGGTAGAAATTCAGCTGCTTCGTCACCTTTTTCCGAGAAACCAATTTCATTTGAATCTCAAATGGTGAAGGACCAGAAAGTTAGCTTCAGAAACAATGTGGTGGGGGCCCAGAGAGCAGCCAGTCACGGCAGCTTTCAAAAGCCTGTTGGCCATGATCTGGGAATGAGATCTAATTTAAGTACAGAGCCAGAATCTTGTTTCATGACACGTGACCAACATGTTATGGGCACTCAGTATGAGAATGGTCTCTTCTCAAGCTCACTTTCAGAATTATTTAGCAGAAAGT TGAGATTAACATCAAATCAGGCTCTGTATGGGCATTCTGTTGGTGCTTCTGCTGCCCAGTATGAGGAAGAAGAACCTTGCGAATCACTTGAGGAAATTGAGGCACAAACTATTGGGAATCTCCTCCCTGATGATGATGACTTGCTTTCTGGGGTGACTGACGGGCTTGACTATGTGGGCCAACCCAATGCTGGAGAAGATATTGAAGAGTTGGACCTTTTCAGCAATGTTGGAGGGATGGACTTAGGAGAAGACAGCTTCCCTCGTGGACAGAGAGATTCTGAATTTTCTGGAGCAAATCCTCAGCTGGGGGAATCAGTTGGTTCATTTGCTGCAGAACATCCTTCTCGAACACTTTTTGTTCGAAATATAAATAGCAATGTTGAAGATTCTGAGTTACAGGCTCTCTTTGAG CAATATGGCAATATCCGTACACTTTATACAGCATGCAAGCATAGGGGCTTTGTAATGATATCATATTATGACATTAGAGCAGCCAGAAGTGCTATGAGAGAGCTTCAGAACAAACCATTGAGACGTAGGAAGCTTGACATACATTTCTCAATTCCGAAG GACAACCCTTCAGAGAAAGATATTAACCAAGGGACTCTTGTGATTTTTAACCTTGATTCTTCGGTTTCAAATGAGGAACTCCATCAAATTTTTGGCATCTATGGTGAAATTAAGGAG ATCAGCGAGAATCCACGCAGAAATCATCAcaaatttatagaattttatgATATTAGGGCTGCGGAGAATGCTCGTTGTGCATTGAACAGGAGTGATATTGCTGGGAAGCGGATTAAGCTCGAACCAAGCTGTCCTGGGGGTGCTAGACAGTG GTTGTTACCACTCTTTCCTCCAGAAACTGAACAAGATGAGTCTGGTGCATATCTTCAGCAAAGTATCTCACCCAGTAACTCAATGACAGGATTTTCTG GGCCACTTTTACATGGAGGAATCGCATCTTCTGGAATGGATAATGGAATTGTCCCAGGAGTACATTCTACGACTCGAGCCCTTGTTAGTTCAGCCCTGGAAAATATGTCCAGACATGGAATTTCATCTAGTGTTCCTAATGGGTTCTCTTCCCTGGTGAGAGTTGAATCACTTGGCAACCAATGCAGTCTCCCTGACTCTGGCCAATCACAGGGCCAGCTAAAAGTTGATTTCCAGGGAATTCCTACTTATCCTCATTCACTTCCAGAATATCATGATGGTTTAACTAACGGTGTTAACTCCAATTCTTCGGGCATGACTGCAAATATTAAAGCAAGGCCATCTGAAAGAATTGAGAACTGGCAGTTCTGTAGACTAAGCCCAAATGGCAGGCATCCATTTGAACTGAATGATGCTG TTTTTGGTTCTCCTGGAAATGGGAGCTGTCCACCTGCTGGACATCATTATATGTGGAATAGTTCACCTCGTCCTCAGCCTCAAGGCTTGATGTGGCCAAATTCTCCAACATTTGTAAATGGCGTTCATCCCCCTCCCAGGTTGCATGCACTTCCCAGAGCACCATCTCATATGCTGAACAATCTTTTACCCATAAATAATCACCACGTAGGATCAGCACCATCTGTTAATCCTTCTCTCTGGGACAGACGACATACCTATGCTGGGGAATCCCCTGATGCTTCTGGCTTTCATCCGGGTTCTCTTGGGAATGTGAGAATTTCTGGTAACTCACCCCATCATTTGGAATTTATTTCCCCAAACATCTTTCCACATGTCAGTGGAAACTGCATGGAACTGTCTATTCCCTCCAACAGTGTTGGATTGCACTCCCCCCATCAGAGGTGCCTGATGTTTCCTGGCCGAGGCCAAATGATTCCCATGATGAGCTCATTTGATTCTCCAAATGAACGGGCTAGAAGCCGTAGAAATGAAGGTGGTTCTAACCAGGTTGACAACAAGAAGCAATTTGAACTTGACATTGAGCGCATAATGCGAGGGGAAGACAACCGGACTACGCTTATGATAAAGAACATTCCTAACAA ATATACTTCAAAGATGCTGTTAGCTGCAATTGACGAACGCCATCGGGGAACTTATGACTTCATTTATCTACCCATTGATTTTAAG AATAAATGCAATGTTGGTTATGCATTCATCAATATGACTGATCCTTCCTTGATTATCCCATTCTACCAG GCATTTAATGGAAAGAAATGGGAGAAGTTTAACAGCGAAAAGGTTGCATCACTTGCTTATGCTCGCATACAGGGAAAAGCTGCACTAATTGCCCATTTCCAGAACTCTAGCTTGATGAATGAGGATAAACGATGCCGTCCTATCCTCTTCAACACCGATGGACCCAATGCAGGTGATCAG GTGCCCTTTCCTATGGGTGTCAATGTCCGATCTAGACCCAGCAAAACTCGAGCTATCGCCAGTGAGGATAACCATCAAGAAAGCTCAGCAAATGGGGAGGAATCTGACCCCAGCGATTTGTCTTTAAGGCCTACTAAAGATTCAGACTGTGAGCAAGCAGTTTTCCTTTTTGATGGCACTAACCTTATATAG
- the LOC127810070 gene encoding protein MEI2-like 4 isoform X2 has protein sequence MPSKKMHPTGLSSSSFFSNEVGVPNERQIGFWRSETMHDQFGIKMDAVLGTAGRNSAASSPFSEKPISFESQMVKDQKVSFRNNVVGAQRAASHGSFQKPVGHDLGMRSNLSTEPESCFMTRDQHVMGTQYENGLFSSSLSELFSRKLRLTSNQALYGHSVGASAAQYEEEEPCESLEEIEAQTIGNLLPDDDDLLSGVTDGLDYVGQPNAGEDIEELDLFSNVGGMDLGEDSFPRGQRDSEFSGANPQLGESVGSFAAEHPSRTLFVRNINSNVEDSELQALFEQYGNIRTLYTACKHRGFVMISYYDIRAARSAMRELQNKPLRRRKLDIHFSIPKDNPSEKDINQGTLVIFNLDSSVSNEELHQIFGIYGEIKEISENPRRNHHKFIEFYDIRAAENARCALNRSDIAGKRIKLEPSCPGGARQLLPLFPPETEQDESGAYLQQSISPSNSMTGFSGPLLHGGIASSGMDNGIVPGVHSTTRALVSSALENMSRHGISSSVPNGFSSLVRVESLGNQCSLPDSGQSQGQLKVDFQGIPTYPHSLPEYHDGLTNGVNSNSSGMTANIKARPSERIENWQFCRLSPNGRHPFELNDAVFGSPGNGSCPPAGHHYMWNSSPRPQPQGLMWPNSPTFVNGVHPPPRLHALPRAPSHMLNNLLPINNHHVGSAPSVNPSLWDRRHTYAGESPDASGFHPGSLGNVRISGNSPHHLEFISPNIFPHVSGNCMELSIPSNSVGLHSPHQRCLMFPGRGQMIPMMSSFDSPNERARSRRNEGGSNQVDNKKQFELDIERIMRGEDNRTTLMIKNIPNKYTSKMLLAAIDERHRGTYDFIYLPIDFKNKCNVGYAFINMTDPSLIIPFYQAFNGKKWEKFNSEKVASLAYARIQGKAALIAHFQNSSLMNEDKRCRPILFNTDGPNAGDQVPFPMGVNVRSRPSKTRAIASEDNHQESSANGEESDPSDLSLRPTKDSDCEQAVFLFDGTNLI, from the exons ATGCCATCCAAAAAAATGCACCCAACTGGCTTGTCATCATCATCTTTCTTCTCCAACGAAGTAGGTGTTCCTAATGAG AGACAGATTGGGTTTTGGAGGTCAGAAACAATGCACGATCAATTTG GTATAAAGATGGATGCAGTATTGGGAACTGCAGGTAGAAATTCAGCTGCTTCGTCACCTTTTTCCGAGAAACCAATTTCATTTGAATCTCAAATGGTGAAGGACCAGAAAGTTAGCTTCAGAAACAATGTGGTGGGGGCCCAGAGAGCAGCCAGTCACGGCAGCTTTCAAAAGCCTGTTGGCCATGATCTGGGAATGAGATCTAATTTAAGTACAGAGCCAGAATCTTGTTTCATGACACGTGACCAACATGTTATGGGCACTCAGTATGAGAATGGTCTCTTCTCAAGCTCACTTTCAGAATTATTTAGCAGAAAGT TGAGATTAACATCAAATCAGGCTCTGTATGGGCATTCTGTTGGTGCTTCTGCTGCCCAGTATGAGGAAGAAGAACCTTGCGAATCACTTGAGGAAATTGAGGCACAAACTATTGGGAATCTCCTCCCTGATGATGATGACTTGCTTTCTGGGGTGACTGACGGGCTTGACTATGTGGGCCAACCCAATGCTGGAGAAGATATTGAAGAGTTGGACCTTTTCAGCAATGTTGGAGGGATGGACTTAGGAGAAGACAGCTTCCCTCGTGGACAGAGAGATTCTGAATTTTCTGGAGCAAATCCTCAGCTGGGGGAATCAGTTGGTTCATTTGCTGCAGAACATCCTTCTCGAACACTTTTTGTTCGAAATATAAATAGCAATGTTGAAGATTCTGAGTTACAGGCTCTCTTTGAG CAATATGGCAATATCCGTACACTTTATACAGCATGCAAGCATAGGGGCTTTGTAATGATATCATATTATGACATTAGAGCAGCCAGAAGTGCTATGAGAGAGCTTCAGAACAAACCATTGAGACGTAGGAAGCTTGACATACATTTCTCAATTCCGAAG GACAACCCTTCAGAGAAAGATATTAACCAAGGGACTCTTGTGATTTTTAACCTTGATTCTTCGGTTTCAAATGAGGAACTCCATCAAATTTTTGGCATCTATGGTGAAATTAAGGAG ATCAGCGAGAATCCACGCAGAAATCATCAcaaatttatagaattttatgATATTAGGGCTGCGGAGAATGCTCGTTGTGCATTGAACAGGAGTGATATTGCTGGGAAGCGGATTAAGCTCGAACCAAGCTGTCCTGGGGGTGCTAGACA GTTGTTACCACTCTTTCCTCCAGAAACTGAACAAGATGAGTCTGGTGCATATCTTCAGCAAAGTATCTCACCCAGTAACTCAATGACAGGATTTTCTG GGCCACTTTTACATGGAGGAATCGCATCTTCTGGAATGGATAATGGAATTGTCCCAGGAGTACATTCTACGACTCGAGCCCTTGTTAGTTCAGCCCTGGAAAATATGTCCAGACATGGAATTTCATCTAGTGTTCCTAATGGGTTCTCTTCCCTGGTGAGAGTTGAATCACTTGGCAACCAATGCAGTCTCCCTGACTCTGGCCAATCACAGGGCCAGCTAAAAGTTGATTTCCAGGGAATTCCTACTTATCCTCATTCACTTCCAGAATATCATGATGGTTTAACTAACGGTGTTAACTCCAATTCTTCGGGCATGACTGCAAATATTAAAGCAAGGCCATCTGAAAGAATTGAGAACTGGCAGTTCTGTAGACTAAGCCCAAATGGCAGGCATCCATTTGAACTGAATGATGCTG TTTTTGGTTCTCCTGGAAATGGGAGCTGTCCACCTGCTGGACATCATTATATGTGGAATAGTTCACCTCGTCCTCAGCCTCAAGGCTTGATGTGGCCAAATTCTCCAACATTTGTAAATGGCGTTCATCCCCCTCCCAGGTTGCATGCACTTCCCAGAGCACCATCTCATATGCTGAACAATCTTTTACCCATAAATAATCACCACGTAGGATCAGCACCATCTGTTAATCCTTCTCTCTGGGACAGACGACATACCTATGCTGGGGAATCCCCTGATGCTTCTGGCTTTCATCCGGGTTCTCTTGGGAATGTGAGAATTTCTGGTAACTCACCCCATCATTTGGAATTTATTTCCCCAAACATCTTTCCACATGTCAGTGGAAACTGCATGGAACTGTCTATTCCCTCCAACAGTGTTGGATTGCACTCCCCCCATCAGAGGTGCCTGATGTTTCCTGGCCGAGGCCAAATGATTCCCATGATGAGCTCATTTGATTCTCCAAATGAACGGGCTAGAAGCCGTAGAAATGAAGGTGGTTCTAACCAGGTTGACAACAAGAAGCAATTTGAACTTGACATTGAGCGCATAATGCGAGGGGAAGACAACCGGACTACGCTTATGATAAAGAACATTCCTAACAA ATATACTTCAAAGATGCTGTTAGCTGCAATTGACGAACGCCATCGGGGAACTTATGACTTCATTTATCTACCCATTGATTTTAAG AATAAATGCAATGTTGGTTATGCATTCATCAATATGACTGATCCTTCCTTGATTATCCCATTCTACCAG GCATTTAATGGAAAGAAATGGGAGAAGTTTAACAGCGAAAAGGTTGCATCACTTGCTTATGCTCGCATACAGGGAAAAGCTGCACTAATTGCCCATTTCCAGAACTCTAGCTTGATGAATGAGGATAAACGATGCCGTCCTATCCTCTTCAACACCGATGGACCCAATGCAGGTGATCAG GTGCCCTTTCCTATGGGTGTCAATGTCCGATCTAGACCCAGCAAAACTCGAGCTATCGCCAGTGAGGATAACCATCAAGAAAGCTCAGCAAATGGGGAGGAATCTGACCCCAGCGATTTGTCTTTAAGGCCTACTAAAGATTCAGACTGTGAGCAAGCAGTTTTCCTTTTTGATGGCACTAACCTTATATAG